From the genome of Clostridium sp. BNL1100, one region includes:
- the queC gene encoding 7-cyano-7-deazaguanine synthase QueC, producing the protein MKKAVVLLSGGMDSTTALYIAKSEGYEVYAISFNYGQRHYKEIEYAKIISEKAGVKEHIIVNTNMNAWGGSALTDTNISVPDSNINKDKIPITYVPARNMIFLSFAASYAEVIGAQDIFIGVSEVDYSGYVDCRQEFIDAMENAINFGTVCAVEKGKKIKIHAPLVCMTKSDEIKLGIKLGVDYSLTWTCYRGEELACGTCDSCSLRLKAFREAGEKDPIKYKGL; encoded by the coding sequence TTGAAAAAGGCAGTAGTTTTATTATCAGGAGGTATGGACTCCACAACAGCTTTATACATAGCAAAATCTGAAGGATACGAAGTATATGCTATATCTTTTAATTATGGACAGAGGCATTATAAAGAGATTGAATACGCCAAGATAATTTCAGAAAAAGCTGGCGTTAAAGAACATATTATTGTCAATACAAATATGAATGCATGGGGTGGGTCTGCACTGACAGACACTAATATTAGTGTACCCGATAGCAACATAAATAAGGATAAAATTCCAATAACGTATGTTCCTGCACGAAATATGATATTCTTATCCTTTGCAGCATCATACGCAGAGGTAATCGGTGCTCAGGATATATTTATCGGGGTAAGTGAAGTTGACTATTCGGGATATGTAGATTGCAGACAAGAGTTTATTGATGCTATGGAAAATGCTATTAACTTTGGTACAGTATGTGCTGTAGAAAAAGGTAAAAAAATCAAAATTCATGCTCCTCTGGTATGTATGACTAAATCAGATGAGATAAAGTTAGGTATTAAATTAGGAGTAGATTATAGTCTTACATGGACATGCTATCGTGGTGAAGAATTGGCTTGCGGGACATGTGACAGTTGTTCTCTGAGATTAAAGGCATTTAGAGAGGCCGGAGAAAAAGACCCGATAAAATATAAAGGGCTTTAG
- a CDS encoding site-specific integrase, protein MATVTKINDTTYKVEVLTGVDSKGKKLRKFATIKLESKPNTQKAEKELQSKVALFEDQVKNGLVLDNKITFAAYVDRWIPLQDLEPKTLYRYKEMLNTRIIPAIGHIKLKELKLLHLEEFYKNLKEDGIRLDNKYVAKDKFISALKVYKKQEISEKSCVALRTIESLIAKNPVSAKTANTLCDNLGLKLNDYFTLSGEPKALSDRTILHHHRLISSILTHAVQSQVILTNPCSRMKAPKTKNKKISYYTEEQTKDLLAALETEDIKHKTMVLLDIFTGLRIGELMGLTWDDVDFKSCIITVNKASQYLPSLGIFEKSTKNESSNRKMTVPKAIIEALKTYRKWWLEQQVKCGDQWIENSNHLFVKWNGEPAYTYELTKWFPEFLSRHNLPHITPHGLRHTCATLLSASGLPIASISKRLGHSRTSTTMDIYIKSLESVDNMAADLLEKSLLSNNKKLKKGE, encoded by the coding sequence ATGGCTACCGTAACCAAAATAAACGATACCACGTACAAGGTTGAGGTCTTAACTGGGGTCGATTCTAAGGGCAAAAAACTACGTAAATTTGCAACAATAAAGCTTGAAAGTAAACCTAACACTCAAAAAGCGGAAAAAGAGCTACAATCGAAAGTAGCCCTATTTGAAGACCAAGTCAAAAATGGTTTAGTATTGGATAATAAAATAACATTTGCAGCTTACGTTGATAGGTGGATACCTTTGCAGGACTTAGAACCCAAAACACTATACAGATATAAGGAAATGTTAAATACCAGAATAATTCCGGCAATAGGCCATATAAAATTGAAGGAACTTAAACTTTTGCACCTTGAGGAATTTTATAAAAATCTTAAAGAGGATGGAATAAGGCTAGATAATAAATATGTCGCAAAAGATAAATTTATTTCTGCATTAAAAGTTTACAAAAAGCAAGAAATATCAGAAAAGTCTTGTGTAGCTTTAAGAACTATTGAAAGCCTAATTGCCAAAAATCCTGTTTCAGCCAAAACAGCCAATACCTTATGTGATAATCTGGGATTAAAGTTAAATGATTATTTTACTCTTTCAGGTGAACCAAAAGCATTATCAGACAGAACAATACTTCATCATCATAGGCTAATAAGCTCTATCTTAACCCATGCCGTACAATCCCAGGTTATACTTACCAATCCATGTTCCAGAATGAAAGCTCCTAAAACTAAAAATAAGAAAATAAGCTACTATACAGAGGAGCAGACAAAAGATTTACTGGCTGCTCTTGAAACAGAGGATATAAAACATAAAACAATGGTGTTGCTTGACATATTTACCGGGTTACGAATTGGGGAATTAATGGGGTTGACTTGGGATGATGTAGACTTTAAATCATGCATAATAACAGTAAATAAAGCAAGCCAGTACCTTCCTTCACTCGGTATTTTTGAAAAAAGTACTAAAAACGAATCTTCAAATAGAAAAATGACTGTACCTAAGGCAATTATTGAAGCACTTAAGACTTATCGAAAATGGTGGCTTGAACAGCAAGTAAAATGCGGGGATCAATGGATAGAAAATTCTAATCATTTATTTGTAAAATGGAACGGTGAACCGGCATATACTTACGAACTAACTAAATGGTTTCCTGAGTTTCTTTCTAGGCATAACCTACCCCATATTACTCCCCACGGCCTAAGACATACCTGTGCAACACTACTGTCAGCATCAGGACTTCCAATAGCAAGTATAAGCAAAAGGCTAGGCCATTCCCGTACAAGCACGACAATGGATATTTATATTAAAAGCTTGGAAAGCGTTGATAATATGGCTGCTGATTTATTGGAAAAATCATTATTATCAAATAACAAAAAGTTAAAAAAAGGCGAATAA
- a CDS encoding helix-turn-helix transcriptional regulator → MSIFRERLKLLKEICGKTQAEIASELEITPQTLSYYFNGREPNYDMLIKLAKYFNVSTDYLLGVSDHKNNDQIKKRNENYNKLIELLENEYALNSEIFRFIDYIYNRFNLTERKFIINNLFQLLAYYNSAILHLSEIKPHIEKICSDLEKTSDRFSFIGDSDSSYLKSVIAQTSIYDDKSAMEAMIEGLSEVLVLNENETNK, encoded by the coding sequence ATGAGTATTTTTCGTGAGAGATTAAAACTTTTAAAGGAGATATGTGGGAAGACACAAGCTGAAATAGCTAGTGAATTAGAAATAACCCCTCAAACTTTATCTTATTATTTTAATGGTAGAGAACCAAACTATGATATGCTTATAAAACTTGCTAAATATTTTAATGTATCAACTGATTATTTACTTGGAGTAAGTGATCATAAAAATAATGATCAAATTAAGAAAAGAAATGAAAATTATAACAAATTAATTGAATTATTAGAAAATGAGTATGCTTTAAATAGTGAGATTTTCCGATTTATAGATTATATTTATAATCGGTTTAATTTAACTGAAAGAAAATTCATTATCAATAATCTGTTTCAACTTTTAGCATATTATAATTCCGCAATATTACATCTTTCAGAAATAAAACCGCACATAGAGAAAATCTGTTCTGACCTTGAAAAAACTTCAGATAGGTTTAGTTTTATTGGTGATTCTGATAGTTCATACCTCAAAAGTGTTATTGCACAGACATCTATTTATGATGATAAGTCAGCCATGGAGGCTATGATTGAAGGACTTAGTGAAGTTTTAGTGTTGAATGAAAATGAAACAAATAAATAG